In Candidatus Microthrix parvicella Bio17-1, the sequence AGGGAGCTCGCGACGGTCTGGTCCGCCACGGGGTGTCCGAGGCTGACATCACCGTGGTGATGGTGCCCGGTGCATTCGAGATCCCCGTGGCCGCCCGCCGTTGCGCGGACAGTGGGGCGTTCGACGCCATCATCACCCTGGGCGCGGTGATCAAGGGCTCGACCGACCACTACGAGCACGTTGCCGGCCAGGCCGCCGCCGGCATCGCCCGGGTGGCCGCCGAGACCGGCGTGCCGGTGATCTTCGAGGTGCTGATGACCGAGAGCATCGATCAAGCGATCGAACGGGCCGGCACCAAGGCCGGCAACAAGGGCTTTGACGCAGCGATGGCGGCCATCGAGACCGCCCGCGTGCTCGCCTCACTCGACCACTTCGTCACGCCGTCCGAATAGCAGGCAGGCGCCCTCAGCCGCGTTCGGTCACTCGAATTCTGGCCGGCGGCTCGTGGGGTGACAGGCCGGGAAGCCGGATCGACGGCAGATCCAGGTCGATGTCAACAGTCCGGTCCCCGCCGCGGCCCGCCCCTGACGATGCCCGCCTGACCAAAACGAACGTGGTGGCGCTGTCGGTGCGGTCGGCCAGTTCCTCTGCGGCGGCCACCAGCCCGTACCGGGTGCCGGTGGTGGGTCCCGCCAGGGCCACCCATCCGGGATGGGCCCGGTCGGCAACCACCCGGCAGGCCTCTGCGGTCGAGTCGGCCTTCCGCGTCTCGATGTGCCCGTCGTCGCCGCCGAGCGACGCCAGGTAGCCGGTGCACTGGGCCAACGCCTGCTCGTGGCTCACCACACCGGCGGGATCGGCGCCGAGGTCGTCGGGGTGCACCCACGCGGTGAAGTTCACCGCCACCACCTGTGATCCCGACACCGCCAACTCTCCGCTGCGGGCGGCCAGGGCCTCAAGCGCGGGCCGGACGCCGCCGGACAGCGTGTTGCTCACCGGCACCACGGCCCAGGCGGCCCGGCCGTCGGACAGCCGGTCAAGGGCCGCTCCCACAGAGGGTGCCGCCACCAGCGCGGCACTGTCACCGGCCGCCTCGGCGGCCAGCGCCCTGGCCGCCAGCTCGGTGAACGTGCCGGGCGGACCGAGGTACGCCACCGTCTCGACGCCGGCCGCCGGCGGCGGGGTCACCAGCGCCTCCACCTGGGCGACCACCGCGTCGCGGGTCAGGTCGGGGTCGGTGTCGGCCCGGATACCAAGGCGAAGGATCAACTCCCGATCCCCACGAAACCAGCGATCGGCCACCACGGTGGCCCCGGTCAGTCCTGGCACCAGCGCCGCCAGCATCCGGCCCAACTCCTCGCCGTTCAGTGAGGGTGGCACCACCAACCTCACGTCCCGCCCAAGGGTGGCCAGGTGACCGGCCAGCCAACGTTGCAGCTCGGGCTCGGCCAGCAGGCGGTGACCGGCGAGCGCCAGGGTGACCCGACTGGCCTTCCCTGCGATGCCAAGCTTGGCGGCCCGTGCGGCACCGGGTTCGTCGGTCACGAGTACGGCGGCATCGTCGGGCCCCAACACGGCATCGAGCAGTACCACGTCGGTGCTGGTGACCTCCAGGATGGTGCCGATGTGGGGTCGTCGCCCAGAGCCGTCACGCGGCACCAGGCCGACCACCACGCCGTTGGTCCTGGCCGCCGCCAAATCGGCACGAAGTCGTTGCACGGCGGCGACCGCATCCTCCGCCGTGGCCTGCAGGCGGCTGAGGTCCACGGCCCGCAGGCCCTCGCGGGCCCAGGCGATGAACCCGGCGGTGTCACCTGGGTCGCCACTGCTGAGCGCCACCTGGAGCGCCGCCACCGCCTCGGCCAGGTCGTCGGCCCGGGCCGACCCGTTCACCCCGGCCTGGATGGCGGCGATCGTCGAGTCCTGGCTGGGGGTCAGCACCCTGCCGGCCAGCCCGGCCAGCGCTTCGAAGACCGGGGTCCTGAAACGCCACAGTTCCTCCATTCCAGGTTCGGACCTGCTGACCAACCCTGCGAAGACGATCAACACCTGGTGGGTGAGCGCCTGCACCCAGCTCATCGCCTGGTCGTGCTCTTCGGCCGACACCTCGTGTACCGCCGTGCCGGCCGTGGCAAACAGGTCGCTCAACCACCGGTGCGCCTCCGGATCGGCCGGATCCGGGCACACCACCACCGTCTGACCGGCCGGTCCGGGGACGCGGGGCCCGAACAGCGGATGGGTGCCGAACACCGCCAGGTCATCACGCCGGGCGCGCAGGGCGGCCAGCGGCTGGTTCTTGGAGGAGGTCACGTCGAAGACGATGCTGCCGGGCGCCGGCAGCGGCAGCACCGCTGAAGCGATCGTGTCAACCGCGTCGGCCGGCACGGCAAGGCACAACGCCAGCCGTCCCGCCGGTGGTGGATCGAGCGGCGACGGGGCGGTTGTGCCGTCGACATCGGTGAAGACCGGGCGCCCGTCCTCGTAGGCGACCTTCAGGCGGAGGGGCGGGCGGCGCCAGGGACGGTCAACCGGATGCTCGAAGACATGATGGGACACGTCGACGAGCACCAACTGCATTGCAACGTTGGCGAACACCTGCTCGGCCAGCCAGCGACCCATGCCCTGTGCAGCGCCAAAAATCACCAGGCGGGCGGGCAAACCGTCGGGCCGGTTGTTTCCGGCAACCAGGTCTGGAGAGGGCCGGGGCATTGGCCGATCCTAGTGAGGCCATCACCGCCGGCGACCAGGACCTACGCTCCTCCCGGTCGCGTCACGGCGACTCGGTGGTGCCGGTGGCCGATCTCATTTCATCCCGACTGGGTGAGGACAGCCTTCGCCTCGCTGGTCACCATGTATCGACGACTGAGGAGCACGAACCGCCATGGGACTGACCGACAAGCCATCACCAGACGCCGCCGCAGACGACGCCGAGGTCTCAGAGGACCCACAGGCCGAACTTGCCAGATTGCGGGCAGAACGCGACGCGGCCCGCGCCGAGCGCGAGGCCATGCGTGTCGAGATGGCCGGCCTTCAGGGCCGGCCTCGTTCGCGCCGTGTGGTTCGTCGCACCGCAACCGTCGTGCTCGTGGCGATCTCTTGTCTCGCGTTCCTCACCGGGAGCATCGGCGTGTGGGCGAACCGCAGCCTCCTCGACACCGATGTGTGGGTCGAGCACGTCGGACCGTTGATCGATGACCCGGCGGTGCAGGCTGCACTGAGCGCCACGATCACCACGGAGACGATGAAGCTGATCGATCCCAAAGCTCTGCTTCAGCAGTCCTTGCCAGATCGGGCCAGGGTGCTCGCCGTTCCCCTGTCCAACGCGTTCCAGACCTTTGTGGGTCAGGAGGTTGCCAAACTGGTCGCCAGCGACGGGTTTAAGCGCACCTGGATCGAGCTGAACCGGCAGGGTCATGCCGAGGCGGTCAAGGTGTTGCGAGGCGACGCAAAGATGGTCCAGGCGGGCGACGAGTCGGTCACGATCAGCCTGGTGCCGGTGATCAACCAGGTCCTGGCGCGCATCACCTCGGTCTCACCCGACCTGTTCGGGAAGACCATCAACATTCCCGATATCCAGATCGACGAGATCCCAACGGCGGCGATCGACAAGGTCAACAGTGCGCTCGGCACGAACCTCCCACAAGACTTCGGGCAGATCACCATCTACGACCACGGCAAGCTGAAGGAGGTGCAGGACGCCGTTGCCATCTTCGACACCATCGTGTGGGTCTCCATCGTGTTGTTTGCTGCGTCGACCGTCGGCGCCATCGCCCTGTCGGTCAACCGCCGCCGGACGGTCCTCGAACTGGCGGTCGTCGATGTTCTCCTCCTGATCCTGATGCGTCGGGCGGCGATGATCGCTCAGGATCAGTTGCTCGGATTGGTTCGTGTTCCGGCCAATCGGGGTGCGGTTGGCGCGATCAGTGACGCTGTGCTTCAGGGTCTCTTCGACGGCACGCGAATCCTTCTCTGGGGGTTCGCCATACTCGTGGCGCTCGCTGTGGCCACTGCGCCCTGGCCCCGGGCTGTGGCAATCCGCCGGCGTACGGCATCACTGATGACGGGGGTGGCGACCGCCGCACGCGATCGGGGGACCGATCCCGCCACGACCAACTGGGTGGTGGAACACCTTGACCCGCTTCGAATTGCGGGGGTGGTCCTGGCGCTGGTGGTGCTGTGGTGGAGCACCACGTCATGGCTCTCGGTGTTGATCGTGCTGGTCATTCTGGCCGGCTACGAGGTGCTCCTGGGGCGCCTGGGCGACGCCGAGGTGACCAACCAGGCACCGTCCGCTCCCGAGGACCCGAACGTTCCATGACCACGACCCAATCCGCCGTCGACGCCGGGGCCGCCCCGAAGCGGGCGGGAGCGGTGGCCAACGTGGCGCTGTCAGATGTCACCAAGGCCACCATGGCGTCGGCCACCGCCGACCTGCAGCGGGACCTGGGTGGGGCGATCATGCAGTCCCTGATGGGCGTGCTCCCGACCGCCGGCTACGCCTCCGCTGCCAAGGAGTCCTTCGTTCAGGGCCAGGACCGGGCCGACGGCATTGCGACGGGACACCCGGACGGCTGACGTGGGATTGAAGCGATCCAGCCGTTGGCGAGTCCGTCGGGTCCGCCACTGGATCAAAAGCAGCCTCTGGGTCGTTCCCGGTGCGTACGCTGCGGTCGCCTTGGGCACCGGCGTGGCGCTCGTGGCCTTTGACCACAGCAGCCCGCTGCAGTCGCCGCTCGATCTCAGTGCGGCCAGCGCGACCGCGGCGCTCGCCGCACTTGGTGGCGGCATGATCACCTTTACCGGATTCGTCATGTCGGTGGTGCTCCTCGTCGTGCAGTTCGGCAGCAGCCAGTTCTCACCCCGGTTTCTCCGCTGGTTTCGCGACGACCCGGTCATCAAGCACAGCCTGGGCACCTTCATCGCCACCTTCGTGTTCGCCCTGACCGCCACGGCGCTCAGCGGTCGCGGCGCCGACAGCATCGTGCCGTACCGCGCGCTCGTCGGGGCGATGGTGTTGACCGCCGCCAGCATCGCCTGGTTTCTGGCCCTCATTTCCCGAACGTCGGACAACCTCCGGGTTGCCCACGTCATCCAGCGCATTGACAGCCAGGCGCGGCGGGTGTTCGACGACGTGTACCCGGTGAGCAGCACCGAGGTGGAGGCGGCCCAGCAAGCGGCGGCGAGCGTCGACCCCAGCTCGACCGTGCAGGAGGTGCGAAATCCCGACGTGGGAGGCATCCTGGTGGCCGTCGACCGCGACGAGTTGCTGCGTATTGCCGAGCGCCACGACGCGCTGATCGAGATGTGTGCGGCGGTGGGGGACCACATCGCCGCCGGAGGCCTGGTGGTCCGGGTGTACGGCGATCACAAGCTACCGGTGCGGCCGCTCAGCGGTGCCCTGATGTTTGGCGACGAACGGACGATCGAGGATGACCCGGCGTTCACGTTGCGGCTTCTCGTCGACGTGGCGATCAAGGCGCTGTCACCTGCGGTGAACGACCCGACCACGGCGGTCCAGTGCCTCCATCGCATCGAGGACGTGCTGCGTTATGCCGCCGCCAAGCACCTCTCGACCGGCGTCGTGACCGATCAACAAGGGACGGTGCGCGTACTGGTCCCGGCCCCCACGTGGGACGATCTGGTCGCCCTGGCCCTCGACGAGATTCGGGCGTTCGGGGCCGGCCAATACCAGATAGTTCGGCGCCTCCGGGCCCTGCTCGATGACCTGACCGCCGACCTGCCGGCCAAGCGCCGCCCAGCGTTGACCACACAGCTGGAGCTGCTCGACGAAGCGATGGAGCGAGCGATTCCGTTGGCGCAGCGCTCCGATGCGCTCGTGGCCGACCGTCAGGGATTGGGCCTGGCGATCCGTCCGCCGTCGTCGGATCGGTAGGTTTCGGAGCGAACCCAACGTACCGAGCTTCTCGGACACGAGCGCCAGATGCCCATCGACGACATCGAAGGTTCCGGTGTCGAACTGCTCGCGCCAGGTTTGCCCGTCGAGCCGGATCTCTCCAGACCTGAGCGAGTACCGGGTGGGTTGTATGGGTCTCTTCGCCACGGGCGGTCGCTCGCTTGATCAGGGCCCACAGACGCGAGTTCACGTTCTCTCCGTCGACGATCAGAGGCCCTGCGTCGATGATGGTATGGCAACTCAACCCGATCGATATGGTTCGACTACGTGGCCGCCCATGCGGTGAAACGCCCGTCGCGACGCTCGAGGTGAAGCGTCAGACCAAAGGTGTCGCTGAGCGACTCGGAGGTGAGCACCTCGTCGATCGGGCCCGCGGCGCTCACCCTTCCGTCGCGGATCAACAGCACGTGGGTGAAGCTCGGGGGGATCTCCTCGGGGTGATGGGTGATCAACACCTGCGCCGGACCGGTCGGATCGGCACCAAGTGCGTCGAGCCGTCCCAGCAGGTCTTCGCGACCGCCCAGGTCGAGGCCGGCTGACGGCTCGTCGAGGACGATCAGGGGAGCGTCGGCCATCAGGGCTCGGGCCAGCAGCACCCGCTGACGCTCGCCCGAGCTGAGCGATCCGAAGGTCCGCTCGCCGAAGCCGGCCATGGCCATCTCGGCCAGCGATGCCGCAGCCCTGGCGTGATCGTCGGCGGTGTAGTGAT encodes:
- a CDS encoding ABC transporter ATP-binding protein gives rise to the protein MLHTRINPANAEPVLSVRDLSVWRGERHLLNDVTWVVSPGERWVVLGANGSGKTTLVRVATWWDRPSAGKLTLLGHTLGRADVRSVRTEVGFVSVAFADKIRPGVTAHDVVVSARHGALETWWHHYTADDHARAAASLAEMAMAGFGERTFGSLSSGERQRVLLARALMADAPLIVLDEPSAGLDLGGREDLLGRLDALGADPTGPAQVLITHHPEEIPPSFTHVLLIRDGRVSAAGPIDEVLTSESLSDTFGLTLHLERRDGRFTAWAAT
- a CDS encoding DUF2254 domain-containing protein; translated protein: MGLKRSSRWRVRRVRHWIKSSLWVVPGAYAAVALGTGVALVAFDHSSPLQSPLDLSAASATAALAALGGGMITFTGFVMSVVLLVVQFGSSQFSPRFLRWFRDDPVIKHSLGTFIATFVFALTATALSGRGADSIVPYRALVGAMVLTAASIAWFLALISRTSDNLRVAHVIQRIDSQARRVFDDVYPVSSTEVEAAQQAAASVDPSSTVQEVRNPDVGGILVAVDRDELLRIAERHDALIEMCAAVGDHIAAGGLVVRVYGDHKLPVRPLSGALMFGDERTIEDDPAFTLRLLVDVAIKALSPAVNDPTTAVQCLHRIEDVLRYAAAKHLSTGVVTDQQGTVRVLVPAPTWDDLVALALDEIRAFGAGQYQIVRRLRALLDDLTADLPAKRRPALTTQLELLDEAMERAIPLAQRSDALVADRQGLGLAIRPPSSDR
- a CDS encoding prephenate dehydratase domain-containing protein, whose product is MPRPSPDLVAGNNRPDGLPARLVIFGAAQGMGRWLAEQVFANVAMQLVLVDVSHHVFEHPVDRPWRRPPLRLKVAYEDGRPVFTDVDGTTAPSPLDPPPAGRLALCLAVPADAVDTIASAVLPLPAPGSIVFDVTSSKNQPLAALRARRDDLAVFGTHPLFGPRVPGPAGQTVVVCPDPADPEAHRWLSDLFATAGTAVHEVSAEEHDQAMSWVQALTHQVLIVFAGLVSRSEPGMEELWRFRTPVFEALAGLAGRVLTPSQDSTIAAIQAGVNGSARADDLAEAVAALQVALSSGDPGDTAGFIAWAREGLRAVDLSRLQATAEDAVAAVQRLRADLAAARTNGVVVGLVPRDGSGRRPHIGTILEVTSTDVVLLDAVLGPDDAAVLVTDEPGAARAAKLGIAGKASRVTLALAGHRLLAEPELQRWLAGHLATLGRDVRLVVPPSLNGEELGRMLAALVPGLTGATVVADRWFRGDRELILRLGIRADTDPDLTRDAVVAQVEALVTPPPAAGVETVAYLGPPGTFTELAARALAAEAAGDSAALVAAPSVGAALDRLSDGRAAWAVVPVSNTLSGGVRPALEALAARSGELAVSGSQVVAVNFTAWVHPDDLGADPAGVVSHEQALAQCTGYLASLGGDDGHIETRKADSTAEACRVVADRAHPGWVALAGPTTGTRYGLVAAAEELADRTDSATTFVLVRRASSGAGRGGDRTVDIDLDLPSIRLPGLSPHEPPARIRVTERG
- the ribH gene encoding 6,7-dimethyl-8-ribityllumazine synthase, with amino-acid sequence MKIIEGNLDGVGLRIGIVAGRFNDLITSRLLEGARDGLVRHGVSEADITVVMVPGAFEIPVAARRCADSGAFDAIITLGAVIKGSTDHYEHVAGQAAAGIARVAAETGVPVIFEVLMTESIDQAIERAGTKAGNKGFDAAMAAIETARVLASLDHFVTPSE